Part of the Ornithinimicrobium flavum genome, CCCGCGGGTCGTGACCGGACTGCTCCTGCGCCTGGGCGAGGATCGCCGGCTGGGTCTGGGAGCCGGCCACGACGCCGGCCAGCCGGGACCCGGCCTGCCGCAGCCAGACCCGACCCAGGACCAGCAGGGCCACGGCGTGCAGGCCGCTGACGACCAGCCCGGCCCCGACGAGCTGGAGCCCGAGCGGGTTGGCCAGGGCGTCGACGAAGGCCGATCCCGCCCGCCCGCCCGCGTAGGCGAGGAAGACGAGCAGCCCGATCTGGGTGAGCGTCTCGGCCGCCTGGTGCGGCAGGGTCCAGACCACCCGGCCGGTCCGCCCGGTGCGCCCGAGCACCAGCCCGGCCACCAGGGGGCCGGCCGCCTGCCCAAGCTCGAGGGTCCCCAGCCCGGGCACCGGCACCGGGACGGCTCCGAGGAGCAACCCGACCGTCAGCCCCAGGGCCAGGCCGAGCGGGTTGATGTCGGCGGTCCCGTGGTCGCTGTCGCCGAGGTAGGCCGCCACGAGCCGCATCTGCTCGCGGGGCGCCGCGACGCGCACCCGGTCGCCCGCCTGCAGGACGAAGTCGTCGGTGGCCAGGAAGTCCTGGTCCGCCCGCCCGGCCGGACACGGGTCGCGCGGGCCCCGAAGCGCTCGAACAGCTGCAGGTCGGCGACCGTCCGCCCGTAGAACTCGCGCTGCGACAACACGATCCGGCGGTAGTCGACGTCGGTGCGCTCGGCCTCCAAGGCCTCCGGCGAGCGTCGCCCCAGCTGCTTGACCAGGTGCTGCAGCGCACGCTCCGGCCCGATGGCCAGCACCAGGTCACCTGGACCCAGCACCGTGTCGCCCTGCGCCATCCGGACCGTCCCGTCCGCGCCCTGGAAGCGGGAGAAGAGCACCCGCCCGTGGGGTGTCCAGCTCAGCTCGGAGACCGCGAGCGCGTTGTCGCGCTCGACCAGGATCGTCGCGTTGCGCACCGGCGAGGGCTTGGCCCGGTCGTCCGCGGTCGGGTGCCGGTCCCCGCTGCGCAGGGCCCAGGTGGCGGCGGCCAGCAGGAGGACCACCCCGCCGACGTAGGACATCGAGTAGGCGACGGTCGGGTCCGGCGAGCCGTCCAGCCGCAGGATGGCGGCCGCCAGGGCCGGGGTGTTGTTGAGCGCGCCCGCGTAGAGCCCCGCGACGGTGCCGGGTGTCAGGTCGAGCAGCCGCCCGATGCCCCAGGTGACCGCACCCAGGGCGACCAGCGTGCCCACGACCACGCTGACCGGGCGCAGGCCGGTGCGCAGCGAGGCGAAGAACGAGGGGCCGGCGGTGACGCCCACGGCATACGCGAAGACGGCCAGACCGAAGGTGCCCAGCACCTCGGGGAGCGCCAGCCGCTCGTCGGCCGCGGAGAAGGCCAGGGCGGTGAAGAGGACGGCGGCCGGCCCGAGGGAGACCCGGCGCAGGCGCACTGCGCCGACGGCGGTGCCGACGGCCAGCACCGCGAAGAGCAGCAGGACCGGACGTCCGGCGAGGAGGTCGACCACGTGGGTGCAGTCTACGCCCGGCACCGGGAGCGCCTCGGCGCGTCCGCCAACCTACGGGAGCGTAGGTTGGGTGGCGTGACGCATGCCGACCCCCTGATCCCGCTGACCGTGACCCCCTCGCGGTCGACCAGCGACCTGCTCGCCGACGCTGCCCGCCGCTGGCCCGACCGCGTCGCCATCGACTTCCTGGGGGCCACCACCACGTATGCCGCGCTGCTCGCCTGGGTGGAGGCGGCCGCCGAGGTCCTGCGGGGGCTGGGCGTTCGGCCGGGGGACCGTGTCGCCGTCATCCTGCCCAACTGCCCCCAGCACGTCGTGGCCTTCTACGCCATCACCTCGCTCGGTGCCACCGTGGCCGAGCACAACCCCCTGGCCGCGCCGGAGGAGATCCGCGCGCAGCTGCGGATGCACGGCGCCCGGGTCGTGGTCGCGTGGGAGCACACCGTGGCCTCGGTGCTGGCTGACGAGGACCTTCCCGGGCGCACGGTGCTGGCCGTCGACCTCACCGCCGCGATGCCGCGCCGCACGCGGATCCTGCTCAGGCTCCCCCTCAGGGCGGCCCGGAGCCAGCGGGAACGGCTGCGCGCGCCCGTGCCGGACGGCGTCGGCTCCTGGGACCGCAGCGTGGCCTCGGCCCGGCCCTCCGACGCGCAGGCACACACCCCGGCGCCGGAGGACGTCGCCGTGCTGCTGCCCACCGGCGGCACCACCGGCACGCCGAAGCTCGTGCCCCTGACCCAGGCCAACCTCATGGCCAACGTTGCGCAGGGTCGCCAGTGGGTGCCGGGGCTGCGCGAGGGCGAGGAGACCTTCGGGTCGGTGCTGCCCTTCTTCCACGCCTTCGGCATGACGCTCTCGCTGACCTTCGCGGTGTCGATGGGGGCCACCCAGGTCGTGCTGCCCAGCTTCGACGTGGACATGGCCCTGGCCTCGATCCGGCGCCGGCCCTGGACCTTTCTGGCCGGGGTGCCGCCGATGCTGGACCGGCTGGCGGCGGCCGCCCTGGCTAAGGACCCCCAGCTGCTGGCCCCCCTGCACTACGCCCTCTCCGGCGCCATGTCCCTCGATCCCGAGGTCGCCCGCCGGTGGGAGGACGCGACCGGCGGGCTGGTGATCGAGGGCTACGGCATGACGGAGTGCTCACCGGTGGCCCTGGGCAACCCGTTCGGGCCGGAGCGACGGCCCGGCACGCTGGGTGTACCGTTCCCCGGCACCTCGATCCGGGTCGTCGACCCGGACCTGGTGGAGGAGGACCCGAACGCCCCCGACGTCCCCGACGGCCAGGTCGGGGAGCTGCTGGTGCGGGGTCCGCAGGTCTTCGGCGGCTACCTGGACGCCCCGGAGGAGACCGCCCAGGTGCTGCTGCCGGGTGGCTGGCTGCGGACCGGTGACCTGGTGCGCCGCGACCCGAAGGACGGCTTCGTCGCCCTGGCCGACCGCCGCAAGGAGCTCATCATCTCCGGCGGGTTCAACATCTATCCCACCCAGGTCGAGAGTGCCGTCCGGGACATGCCGGGCGTCGTCGACGTCGCGGTCGTGGGCCTGCCGGACACCTCCCTCGGCGAGCACGTGGTGGCCGCGCTCGTCCTGGAGCCGGGCTCGACGGTCGACCTGGCCGCCGTGCGGGAGTGGGTGCAC contains:
- a CDS encoding AMP-binding protein; its protein translation is MTHADPLIPLTVTPSRSTSDLLADAARRWPDRVAIDFLGATTTYAALLAWVEAAAEVLRGLGVRPGDRVAVILPNCPQHVVAFYAITSLGATVAEHNPLAAPEEIRAQLRMHGARVVVAWEHTVASVLADEDLPGRTVLAVDLTAAMPRRTRILLRLPLRAARSQRERLRAPVPDGVGSWDRSVASARPSDAQAHTPAPEDVAVLLPTGGTTGTPKLVPLTQANLMANVAQGRQWVPGLREGEETFGSVLPFFHAFGMTLSLTFAVSMGATQVVLPSFDVDMALASIRRRPWTFLAGVPPMLDRLAAAALAKDPQLLAPLHYALSGAMSLDPEVARRWEDATGGLVIEGYGMTECSPVALGNPFGPERRPGTLGVPFPGTSIRVVDPDLVEEDPNAPDVPDGQVGELLVRGPQVFGGYLDAPEETAQVLLPGGWLRTGDLVRRDPKDGFVALADRRKELIISGGFNIYPTQVESAVRDMPGVVDVAVVGLPDTSLGEHVVAALVLEPGSTVDLAAVREWVHGKVSRYAVPRAVHILEDLPRSQLGKVLRRHVRERLLERGRDRTGDADEGPADAPRDPADVTPDPTVEPGGSGTSTESGRGTSAGSA